The Solea senegalensis isolate Sse05_10M unplaced genomic scaffold, IFAPA_SoseM_1 scf7180000014100, whole genome shotgun sequence genome segment GTAGTAGGGTTAAAGATGCTAACCAAgagaatgtgtgtatgtttgcagcCACAAAAAGATTCAACTTTTTACAATGAAGTAAAGGATACTGTAGTTCTGAATCAGTGATCTGGCTCTTGGCCATGCACTGCctcagctgctcctccacacTCTGCAGCTCCCGGTTCCTTTGCTGCTTTTCCTCCTCTATGTCCAGCAGCTGCTGGCCGAAACTTTCCGCAATCTGAGCTTCTTCTGTGGGCGAAGGACAGTGAAAGTAAGAAAACAAGAAACCATGTATGTTTTGTAGTACACtaaatgtacataaaaatgATATGCAGCAGTCAGATCCCAAACTTGCCTTTAAGGATCTTTGTTACGATCTTCTTGGTTTCTATGTGCTGGTCAAAAAGGGTCTGATGTTCGGCTTTCATCAGTCTCAGTTTTTCAGTTTGGCTGCTGTTGATGTACTCCAACAACGCCTCCCCCATCTCCTCCAGGTCCTGAAATTTATGACCCTGAGCCATTTTGGTGgagctaaaaaaaagagaaaaagattaaactgtaaaaataaaaccttttaatgAGTGAGAGCTTGGCAGGGCTTGTTAGGTTTCAcatcataaacaacaacaatgaatgaGGTGCGAGCAGTTTTAAATATAACTGAAACAATTACTGGATTAATCGATCAATAACCaatcactaaattaatcgtccACTATTGtactattgtattgtaataatctataaatcagtttgaagcttttttcattattaaaacaagattgtttcagcttcttaaatgtgaacattttatggtttctttgtcacacataaaaaaatcattgaaactgaataatttttggtatgtgaataaaaacaagacatttgagaatatcatcattttggAGGAAGGCAGAGGAGACAGATGCGCGGGGCGGGGTTAAAAAACTTGGAGTCTCAGGGTGGAGGCTAAAAATGCAGCAGGAAGCTTTAGCTCGACGCCACATACTTTAGTAGTGTGCCATATAGAAGGCACCTATATACACTCTCCTCCTGGTGAGGTTCACAGACACCGGCAGGAGGATGGAGACGGACCTCGGCAGTGGTCTCCAGGCACCTGTGTGACCAGCTCACATGGAGGAGACTGTAAATATAGTAGTTTCCAAGCGTTGGTGGGTTGATTATAAAGAGGCAGATGCGTAAAAACGAAACGAGAGCTGGAATCAAGGAACAAACAGCGCGCATGCAGCGGCAGTGACGCGCgcgtgtctctctgtgtgtgtgtgtgatgctgatgttgCCGCAGCCTCAGCAGAAGCAGATGCTTCCTTCCCCACGGCTCCTGCGGGTCACGTTGTTGTTTCGTGTTGCGAcgcctccttccttcctt includes the following:
- the LOC122760858 gene encoding kinetochore protein Spc24-like, producing the protein MAQGHKFQDLEEMGEALLEYINSSQTEKLRLMKAEHQTLFDQHIETKKIVTKILKEEAQIAESFGQQLLDIEEEKQQRNRELQSVEEQLRQCMAKSQITDSELQFLKGELESLKNTEQHLETLQGEVDEDTTEVIPSAVYVAKLYYLITKIKWEYDTSPNILKGVHYGADLATPINIDTSTRSRSNVSDQLWGFVSTE